Proteins co-encoded in one Candidatus Poribacteria bacterium genomic window:
- the leuC gene encoding 3-isopropylmalate dehydratase large subunit — MKTRTMYEKIWEAHLVRASADEVPILYIDTHLVHEVTSPQAFEGLRLNNRKVRRPDLTFATMDHNVPTTDRALPITDLIAAKQMETLAENCAEFDIPLYDIDSPEQGIVHVIGPELGITQPGTTIVCGDSHTSTHGALGALAFGIGTSEIEHVLATQCLLQQKSETFEIRIDGTLPYGVTAKDIILSIIGHIGIDGGNGAVVEYTGSAISTLSIEERMTVCNMSIEAGARAGMIAPDDSTYEYIAGKRFAPKGADFDAAVEQWKQLPTDDGATYDRTLQLDAADIAPQVTWGTNPGMVTDVTGRVPNPTDMDTTDDKRAAEHALEYMDLQPGTPITDIPVDRVFIGSCTNSRISDLRAAAEVAKGKKVAENVSAMVVPGSQAVKRQAEAEGLDKVFREAGFEWREAGCSMCLGMNPDTLSPGQRCASTSNRNFEGRQGKGGRTHLVSPQMAAATAVTGRFVDIRTFG, encoded by the coding sequence ATGAAAACCCGAACAATGTATGAAAAGATATGGGAGGCGCATCTTGTGCGTGCTTCCGCAGACGAGGTGCCGATTCTTTATATTGACACGCACCTCGTTCACGAAGTCACATCCCCACAAGCATTTGAGGGGTTGCGGCTCAACAATCGGAAGGTACGTCGTCCGGATCTGACGTTTGCTACGATGGATCACAACGTACCGACAACAGATAGGGCGCTGCCTATTACTGATTTGATTGCGGCGAAGCAGATGGAGACACTGGCGGAAAACTGTGCTGAGTTCGACATCCCGCTCTATGACATTGACAGTCCTGAGCAAGGTATCGTGCACGTCATCGGACCGGAACTCGGTATCACGCAGCCCGGCACAACCATCGTATGCGGTGATAGCCATACCTCAACGCATGGTGCACTTGGCGCGCTTGCCTTCGGCATCGGTACCAGCGAGATTGAGCATGTACTCGCCACGCAATGCCTCTTGCAACAGAAATCAGAGACCTTTGAGATTCGGATTGATGGGACACTCCCTTACGGCGTGACAGCGAAAGACATCATCCTCTCGATTATCGGGCATATCGGTATTGATGGGGGCAACGGTGCTGTGGTCGAATACACAGGCTCGGCGATCAGCACACTCAGCATTGAAGAACGGATGACTGTCTGCAACATGTCCATTGAGGCAGGCGCACGCGCCGGTATGATCGCACCTGACGATAGCACTTATGAATATATCGCAGGCAAACGTTTTGCACCGAAAGGCGCAGATTTTGATGCGGCGGTTGAACAGTGGAAGCAACTCCCCACTGACGACGGCGCAACCTATGACAGAACGCTACAACTTGACGCAGCAGACATCGCACCACAAGTGACATGGGGCACAAACCCCGGTATGGTAACCGATGTGACAGGACGTGTCCCGAATCCTACGGACATGGATACAACCGACGACAAGCGCGCTGCAGAACACGCCTTGGAATATATGGATCTCCAACCCGGTACCCCGATAACAGATATTCCTGTCGATAGGGTTTTCATCGGTAGCTGCACCAACTCCCGAATCAGTGATCTGCGGGCTGCTGCTGAAGTCGCCAAAGGCAAGAAAGTCGCAGAGAACGTGAGTGCGATGGTCGTTCCCGGTTCGCAAGCGGTCAAACGCCAGGCAGAGGCGGAAGGGCTTGACAAGGTTTTTCGTGAAGCGGGTTTTGAGTGGCGCGAAGCCGGTTGTAGCATGTGCCTCGGCATGAATCCTGACACCCTGAGTCCAGGCCAACGCTGTGCCAGCACATCGAACCGGAATTTTGAAGGCAGACAGGGTAAAGGTGGACGCACGCACCTCGTCAGTCCACAGATGGCTGCCGCAACGGCGGTTACAGGCCGATTTGTAGACATCCGAACGTTTGGATAG
- a CDS encoding ABC transporter substrate-binding protein produces the protein MKSFMLIVAIATLIIGFSACDRVSQIVQPTIPQVEDKNDEITIGVVLPLTGHLASAGELMKQGFDLALSEINNGQLGNPQVKFIIADDASTPEGAVAAFNKLIHEDGVSVILGPASSSATAAAFPIAGENQVVAISPTAGARGLGAISDFVFRIPLATDVVVAKGIPVTYAKLGYQRVATMYDETDGFSADRDKALQEAFTAKGVEVLTTEPFQSGDTDFSAQLTRIQALNPDAIFVSALPPEKPLILVQADELGISAPFIVSSLTNVEVAAAGAAAEGAITFIDWLPTDDTPGNQVFVKSYSATYGMEPNAFVAASYATVYILAEAIKNAEATDSTAIRDALADIMDFDTVFGKFSFNADGDAVYTPGVLIVKDGTLQPFE, from the coding sequence ATGAAATCATTTATGTTGATCGTGGCAATTGCCACCTTGATAATAGGCTTTTCCGCTTGTGACCGAGTGTCACAAATTGTCCAACCTACCATACCACAGGTAGAAGATAAAAACGACGAGATTACTATCGGAGTCGTTTTACCTTTGACTGGGCACTTGGCTTCCGCAGGCGAACTCATGAAACAAGGTTTCGACCTCGCTCTCAGTGAAATTAACAACGGACAACTCGGTAATCCCCAAGTCAAGTTTATTATTGCAGACGATGCCAGTACGCCAGAGGGGGCGGTTGCTGCTTTCAATAAACTGATTCATGAAGACGGCGTGTCTGTTATTCTCGGGCCCGCATCGTCAAGCGCGACGGCGGCGGCTTTTCCGATTGCCGGTGAAAATCAGGTTGTCGCAATTAGCCCGACAGCGGGGGCCCGTGGGCTTGGCGCGATCAGTGATTTTGTCTTTCGGATCCCGCTCGCGACAGACGTTGTGGTTGCTAAAGGCATTCCGGTAACATACGCGAAGCTCGGCTATCAACGCGTGGCTACGATGTATGACGAAACCGATGGCTTCTCCGCAGATAGAGACAAAGCATTGCAGGAAGCATTTACTGCAAAGGGTGTTGAGGTGCTCACCACGGAACCCTTCCAGAGTGGTGATACCGACTTCTCGGCGCAATTAACCCGAATACAGGCGTTGAATCCCGATGCAATCTTTGTTTCGGCGTTGCCGCCCGAAAAACCGTTGATACTGGTTCAAGCGGACGAACTCGGCATATCCGCTCCGTTTATTGTGAGCTCATTAACCAACGTTGAGGTAGCAGCCGCAGGTGCCGCCGCTGAGGGCGCAATCACTTTTATCGATTGGCTCCCTACAGACGACACACCCGGAAATCAAGTCTTCGTTAAGAGTTACAGCGCGACTTACGGGATGGAGCCGAACGCCTTTGTTGCCGCGTCGTATGCCACTGTCTATATTTTAGCGGAGGCGATTAAGAATGCCGAAGCAACCGATTCAACTGCAATTCGAGATGCGCTGGCGGATATTATGGACTTTGACACAGTATTTGGTAAGTTCTCTTTTAATGCCGACGGGGACGCTGTTTATACGCCGGGAGTGCTGATAGTCAAAGACGGTACATTGCAACCTTTTGAGTAA